Proteins encoded together in one Argiope bruennichi chromosome 1, qqArgBrue1.1, whole genome shotgun sequence window:
- the LOC129975668 gene encoding uncharacterized protein LOC129975668, with protein MEEKSSISAKLPHPKLYRLYHFFVRVHNALLELGLEKAISSTVGEVSSIRKLRSGELLVEVNSRKQAQQLLKLKALATIPVNVSAHRTLNSSKGIITCGELFNVSLEEISQKLSSQGVTHVRRITIRRDEKLLDTRHLVLTFNSHKAPESIKAGYLKLPVKAFIPNPLRCFKCQRFGHSKANCRSTLACARCAQVGHESTDCTLKEKCTNCKGEHTSYSRACPKWKLEKEIVTTKVKNDISFKEARKLVLAQTPTEGRSYASVKKSLRNSEVQTQPVTILSSDSYSDLIISPKKAKQSNFKKKKGISKAQKSLTLKFSRTGASLKELKSRRSIALEIGKAGIATKDLPSLFGNPANSELLKIHPSEDDEDFQMGCEQSATRLTGVDNSPPPTI; from the exons ATGGAGGAAAAGAGCTCGATATCAGCAAAGCTACCCCACCCGAAGCTCTATCGCCTGTACCATTTTTTTGTTCGAGTTCATAATGCTTTATTGGAATTGGGTT TGGAAAAAGCTATTTCAAGTACGGTTGGAGAAGTTTCTTCAATTCGAAAATTGCGTTCAGGGGAATTGCTTGTAGAAGTGAATTCCCGCAAGCAAGCTCAACAACTGCTGAAATTGAAAGCGCTAGCTACTATACCAGTAAACGTAAGTGCGCATCGAACGCTAAATTCATCCAAAGGTATTATAACCTGTGGTGAATTGTTTAATGTTTCACTGGAGGAAATATCTCAGAAACTGAGCTCGCAAGGAGTGACGCATGTCCGTCGTATTACTATTCGACGTGACGAAAAACTTCTTGACACGAGGCATCTAGTTCTGACATTTAATTCCCATAAAGCACCAGAATCGATAAAAGCAGGATATCTCAAATTACCTGTGAAGGCATTTATTCCCAATCCCTTGAGATGCTTTaagtgccagcgttttggccattCAAAGGCTAATTGTCGCAGCACTCTTGCATGTGCTCGTTGTGCACAAGTTGGTCATGAGAGCACTGATtgcacattaaaagaaaaatgcacaaattGCAAGGGAGAGCATACCTCTTACTCACGAGCCTGTCCCAAATGGAAGCTCGAGAAAGAGATTGTAACCACGAAGgtaaaaaatgatatatcattTAAGGAAGCCAGAAAACTGGTGTTAGCGCAGACTCCAACAGAAGGTCGTAGCTACGCCTCCGTAAAAAAGTCTCTCAGAAACTCTGAGGTGCAAACACAGCCTGTCACCATTTTATCATCCGATTCCTATTCAGACTTAATTATAAGTCCAAAAAAAGCAAAACAGTctaactttaagaaaaagaaaggcaTATCAAAAGCCCAAAAGTCCttgactttgaaattttcaagGACAGGTGCTTCTCTAAAAGAGTTGAAATCTCGAAGATCAATTGCTCTTGAGATAGGCAAAGCTGGTATTGCCACGAAGGACTTGCCTTCTTTATTTGGGAATCCAGCTAATTCTGAGCTGTTAAAAATCCACCCTTCAGAGGATGATGAGGATTTCCAGATGGGTTGCGAACAGTCAGCAACTCGACTCACTGGCGTTGATAACAGTCCCCCTCCCACAATTTAA